One window of Sulfurospirillum sp. 1612 genomic DNA carries:
- a CDS encoding glycosyltransferase family 4 protein: MKICLIVDDYMPHSIKVAAKMMHELACEFINQGHEVTVITPSPELNKNTEITKLDDVTVCRFKSGAIKNVGKIKRAINETLLSYYAWKNFKSYFEDNRHDMIVYYSPSIFWSGLVKQLKKTWDAPSYLILRDLFPQWAVDQGLIRKGSIIEKYFRYFEKRNYAAANTIGLMSQKNLEWFKQTVATNVKLEVLYNWAANTPVESRNFYKKALKIEDKVVYFYGGNIGHAQDMMNIVRLAKNMNSHDKAHFVLVGAGDEVVLVRDAIEKSRLTNMTLLPSVGQDEFKQMLAEFDVGLFTLHKDHTTHNFPGKLLGYMVQKLPILGSINEGNDLKEIVEKYEAGLITINGDDETLLTNAIQLLDEDYRKKIGENAQELLKSTFSVEAAVRKII; the protein is encoded by the coding sequence ATGAAAATTTGCTTAATAGTTGATGATTATATGCCCCATAGCATCAAGGTTGCTGCTAAGATGATGCATGAATTGGCTTGTGAGTTTATCAATCAAGGTCATGAAGTGACTGTCATCACACCATCTCCAGAACTCAATAAGAATACTGAAATAACTAAACTTGATGATGTAACGGTTTGCCGATTTAAAAGTGGTGCAATCAAAAATGTAGGCAAGATTAAAAGAGCAATCAATGAAACACTATTATCTTACTATGCATGGAAAAACTTTAAGTCTTACTTCGAAGATAATAGGCATGACATGATTGTTTATTATTCGCCTTCAATTTTTTGGAGTGGATTGGTAAAACAACTCAAAAAAACCTGGGATGCTCCTAGCTACTTGATATTGCGAGACCTTTTCCCTCAGTGGGCTGTCGACCAAGGTTTGATTCGAAAAGGCTCAATAATAGAAAAATATTTTCGTTATTTTGAAAAAAGAAATTATGCTGCTGCAAATACAATTGGACTAATGTCTCAGAAAAATTTAGAGTGGTTTAAACAAACTGTTGCTACAAATGTGAAATTAGAAGTTTTGTATAATTGGGCTGCAAATACACCTGTAGAGTCTCGTAATTTTTATAAAAAGGCACTTAAAATTGAAGATAAAGTTGTTTATTTTTATGGTGGAAATATAGGCCATGCTCAGGATATGATGAACATCGTCAGACTAGCTAAAAACATGAATTCTCATGATAAAGCCCACTTCGTTTTAGTAGGCGCTGGTGATGAAGTGGTGTTGGTAAGGGATGCAATAGAAAAAAGTAGGCTAACAAATATGACACTTTTGCCATCAGTTGGACAAGATGAGTTTAAGCAAATGTTAGCTGAATTTGATGTTGGTTTATTTACACTTCACAAAGATCACACAACGCATAATTTTCCTGGTAAATTACTGGGCTATATGGTACAAAAGCTGCCAATACTTGGAAGTATCAACGAAGGAAATGATCTCAAAGAAATCGTCGAAAAGTATGAAGCTGGATTGATAACAATCAATGGAGATGATGAAACTCTTCTTACCAATGCGATACAACTTTTAGATGAAGATTATAGAAAAAAAATTGGAGAAAATGCTCAAGAGCTTTTGAAATCAACTTTTTCAGTCGAAGCAGCGGTTAGGAAAATAATCTGA
- the wecB gene encoding non-hydrolyzing UDP-N-acetylglucosamine 2-epimerase, whose product MIKKLKVMTIVGTRPEIIRLSSVIAKLESSDAIEHILVHTGQNYDYELNEVFFNDFNLRKPDYFLDAAGGGASETIGRIIIAIDPILEKENPEAVLILGDTNSCLCAIPAKKRHIPIFHMEAGNRCFDQRVPEETNRKIVDHTSDVNLTYSDIAREYLLREGLPADRIIKTGSPMFEVINSKLDDINNSNILEQLSLKPQGYFVVSAHREENISSDKNFLDLVDTLNAIADIYKLPIIISTHPRTKNKIEEQGVKFNSLISLMKPMGFNDYVKLQKDAKAVLSDSGTISEESSILRFRALNIREAHERPEAMEEASVMMVGLEKERILQGLEVLKTQENDTLRNVADYSMPNVSDKVLRIILSYTDYVNKTVWKKM is encoded by the coding sequence ATGATAAAAAAATTAAAAGTGATGACGATTGTTGGGACAAGACCAGAAATCATCAGATTATCATCTGTGATAGCAAAGTTGGAGAGTTCTGACGCGATAGAGCATATACTTGTGCATACGGGACAAAATTATGACTATGAACTCAATGAAGTATTCTTTAATGATTTCAATCTTAGAAAACCAGATTACTTTTTGGATGCAGCAGGTGGTGGGGCGTCTGAAACCATTGGTAGAATAATTATAGCCATTGATCCTATTTTGGAAAAAGAAAATCCGGAGGCAGTTTTAATTTTAGGTGATACAAATAGTTGTTTATGTGCAATTCCTGCTAAAAAAAGGCATATCCCTATCTTTCACATGGAGGCAGGTAATAGATGTTTTGATCAAAGAGTGCCAGAAGAGACGAACAGAAAGATAGTAGACCACACAAGTGATGTAAATCTTACATATAGTGATATAGCAAGAGAATATTTACTGAGAGAAGGTTTGCCAGCTGATAGAATCATCAAGACTGGAAGTCCTATGTTTGAAGTTATAAATAGTAAGCTGGACGATATAAATAACTCAAATATTTTAGAGCAACTCTCTTTAAAACCTCAAGGGTATTTTGTGGTGTCTGCTCATCGTGAAGAAAACATCAGCTCAGATAAAAACTTTTTAGATTTAGTGGATACTCTTAATGCTATCGCTGATATTTATAAATTGCCAATCATAATCTCAACGCATCCAAGAACAAAAAATAAGATTGAAGAACAAGGTGTGAAGTTTAACTCTTTAATCTCTTTGATGAAACCTATGGGATTTAATGATTATGTCAAACTTCAAAAAGATGCAAAAGCTGTTTTAAGTGATAGTGGTACTATCAGTGAAGAATCGTCCATTTTAAGATTTCGGGCTTTAAACATAAGAGAAGCACATGAAAGACCAGAGGCGATGGAAGAAGCATCTGTGATGATGGTAGGACTTGAAAAAGAGCGAATACTCCAAGGACTAGAAGTGTTGAAAACACAAGAAAATGATACTTTAAGAAATGTTGCTGATTATAGTATGCCGAATGTGTCTGATAAAGTATTGAGAATCATCTTGTCTTATACTGATTATGTGAATAAAACGGTTTGGAAAAAGATGTAA
- a CDS encoding polysaccharide biosynthesis C-terminal domain-containing protein, with product MKVLITGSNGFLAKNMIEHLKRDESIELYLYSKKDSINLLEAYVKEVDFIFHLAGVNRPKDASEFYEGNSNLTKMIVEILKEANKNTPILLSSSIQAELNNDYGKSKLEAENILLDYAKETGALIYIYRLPNIFGKWCKPNYNSVVATWCYNIANNIEIHVSDRSVELTLVHVDDVVKSFISKLDLAGDEPYVCIETVYKKTLGEIESLLYQFKENRKTLLIPNVGRGFERALYGTYLSYLSPDDFSYELKGHQDDRGTFYEILKTLDSGQFSLSTTAPGVTRGNHYHHTKNEKFLVVKGEAVIEFRHIMTHEIISYKVSDKKMEIVEMIPGYTHNIKNTGDEEMILFLWANESFDQDNPDTYFLEV from the coding sequence ATGAAAGTTCTCATCACGGGTTCAAATGGTTTTTTGGCTAAAAATATGATAGAGCATCTCAAAAGAGATGAAAGTATAGAGCTTTATTTATACAGTAAAAAAGATTCTATAAATCTACTTGAAGCCTATGTAAAAGAGGTTGATTTTATATTTCATCTCGCAGGTGTCAATAGACCAAAAGATGCAAGTGAGTTTTATGAAGGCAATAGTAATCTTACTAAGATGATTGTAGAAATTTTAAAAGAAGCCAATAAAAATACCCCCATACTATTATCCTCTTCCATTCAAGCAGAATTAAATAATGATTATGGGAAAAGTAAACTTGAAGCCGAAAATATTTTGCTTGATTATGCAAAAGAGACAGGTGCTTTGATTTATATATACAGATTACCCAATATCTTTGGAAAATGGTGCAAACCAAACTATAATAGTGTCGTAGCTACTTGGTGCTATAATATCGCCAATAATATTGAGATTCATGTGAGTGATAGAAGTGTAGAATTGACTCTGGTACATGTAGATGATGTCGTGAAATCATTCATCTCAAAACTTGACCTAGCTGGCGATGAGCCATATGTTTGTATTGAAACGGTTTACAAAAAAACATTGGGCGAGATAGAGAGCTTACTTTATCAATTTAAAGAAAATAGAAAAACTCTCTTAATACCAAATGTTGGGCGTGGATTTGAGCGAGCTTTATATGGTACCTATTTGAGTTATTTATCTCCCGATGATTTTTCGTATGAACTCAAAGGTCATCAAGATGATAGAGGTACTTTTTATGAAATTCTAAAAACGCTAGATAGTGGTCAATTTTCACTCTCTACTACTGCACCAGGAGTCACGCGAGGCAATCACTACCACCATACCAAAAATGAAAAGTTTTTGGTAGTGAAAGGTGAAGCAGTTATAGAGTTTCGTCACATCATGACACATGAGATTATCAGTTATAAAGTGAGTGATAAAAAGATGGAGATTGTCGAGATGATACCTGGATATACGCATAATATCAAAAATACTGGTGATGAAGAGATGATACTATTTCTTTGGGCAAATGAGAGTTTTGACCAAGATAATCCAGATACTTATTTTTTAGAGGTGTAA